The Altererythrobacter sp. ZODW24 genome window below encodes:
- a CDS encoding TPM domain-containing protein, translated as MRLFAKLAACLVLLIAVPAGAQTFPELTGRVVDNADIIPPAEEAALEAKLEALETQSQRQLVVATVPDLQGYEISDYGYRLGREWALGDTERNDGAILLVAPNERKVRIEVGYGLEPYLTDGLSSLIIQQQILPQFKQGDYPGGITVGTDSIIQQLQLPEDEARLIAQQANERQSSGGGFPIGGLIWIAAIFFFFVLPMMRRGGRGRRGNSAVGNIILWEVGSAIARGAMSGGGSGGGGWGGGGGGGFSGGGGSFGGGGASGGW; from the coding sequence ATGCGCTTATTTGCAAAACTCGCCGCCTGCTTGGTGCTGCTCATTGCTGTGCCAGCAGGCGCGCAGACCTTCCCCGAGCTTACTGGCCGGGTGGTAGACAATGCCGATATCATCCCCCCTGCAGAGGAAGCCGCGCTTGAGGCCAAGCTTGAGGCGTTGGAAACACAGTCACAGCGGCAATTGGTTGTGGCAACCGTTCCCGATCTGCAGGGATATGAAATCTCTGACTATGGCTACCGGCTAGGGCGCGAATGGGCGCTTGGTGACACCGAGCGCAACGACGGCGCGATCCTCCTTGTTGCGCCTAACGAGCGCAAAGTACGTATCGAGGTGGGATACGGACTGGAGCCTTATCTTACTGACGGACTGTCTTCGCTTATTATCCAGCAGCAGATATTGCCGCAGTTTAAACAAGGCGATTATCCCGGTGGTATCACCGTCGGGACGGACTCCATCATCCAGCAGCTACAACTGCCCGAAGACGAGGCCCGCCTGATCGCGCAACAAGCGAATGAGCGGCAATCATCTGGAGGCGGTTTTCCCATCGGAGGGCTTATCTGGATTGCAGCGATTTTCTTCTTTTTCGTCCTGCCGATGATGCGTCGCGGTGGACGCGGCCGGCGCGGTAATAGCGCGGTCGGCAACATCATCCTTTGGGAAGTCGGTTCGGCCATCGCCCGCGGCGCCATGAGCGGCGGCGGCAGTGGAGGCGGCGGCTGGGGCGGCGGCGGAGGCGGCGGTTTCTCCGGCGGCGGCGGCAGTTTCGGGGGCGGCGGCGCCTCGGGGGGATGGTGA
- a CDS encoding NUDIX hydrolase codes for MSAQSGGPPTDPDQDKPEDIVWQGKFITAKTRGRWEYVGRARGIRAAAIVAVEDGHVLLVEQYRIPLGQRCLEIPAGLIGDEDGKQGEAPEAAAARELEEETGYRADNIENLGEFYSSPGMVSECFTLLKATGLTKVSDGGGVDGEDIRVHRVEMAKLAEFVAEKRAEGCGIDVRLAMLLAPTFI; via the coding sequence ATGAGCGCCCAATCAGGCGGACCGCCAACCGATCCCGATCAGGACAAGCCCGAGGACATTGTCTGGCAGGGCAAGTTCATCACTGCCAAGACCCGTGGCCGCTGGGAATATGTCGGCCGTGCGCGCGGTATTCGCGCCGCGGCGATAGTCGCGGTGGAGGACGGGCACGTCTTGCTCGTCGAACAATACCGCATCCCGCTGGGCCAACGCTGCCTTGAAATCCCCGCCGGACTGATTGGCGATGAAGACGGCAAACAGGGCGAAGCACCCGAAGCCGCCGCCGCACGCGAGTTGGAAGAAGAAACCGGCTACCGCGCGGACAATATCGAAAATCTCGGCGAGTTTTACTCCAGCCCCGGCATGGTCAGCGAATGCTTCACTCTGCTGAAAGCCACCGGCCTGACCAAGGTCAGCGATGGCGGCGGTGTCGACGGAGAAGACATTCGCGTCCACCGCGTTGAAATGGCAAAACTCGCAGAATTTGTCGCTGAAAAGCGTGCAGAGGGTTGCGGGATCGACGTAAGGCTGGCCATGTTGCTGGCACCTACTTTTATCTAA
- a CDS encoding SDR family oxidoreductase has translation MAKRVEGKLALVTGAAQGLGAATSMMLARHGAKVLCTDVNGDGAAGTAETINAEFGAGTAFSVSHDVTSEEQWEAAVAAAAEHMGGLSILVNNAGIGIRGDIETCTLADWQRGFAVNVDSVFLGCQKAIPLLKDNQPGSIVNISSIAGLIASDTMPAYNASKAAVWMMSKSVALYCAKKGWNIRCNSVHPTFVDTPILDGIATNANIPKEVVMSKLARQIPLGKVGEPDDIANGVLYLASDESKFMTGAELKLDGGISAM, from the coding sequence ATGGCGAAGCGCGTTGAAGGCAAACTGGCACTGGTAACGGGCGCCGCCCAAGGTCTTGGGGCCGCAACATCCATGATGCTGGCACGCCACGGTGCAAAAGTTCTTTGTACCGACGTAAATGGCGACGGCGCAGCTGGGACAGCAGAAACGATCAACGCCGAATTTGGCGCCGGTACCGCGTTTTCGGTCAGTCATGACGTCACATCCGAAGAGCAATGGGAAGCCGCCGTTGCCGCCGCTGCCGAACATATGGGCGGCCTGTCGATCCTTGTGAACAATGCCGGGATCGGCATCAGGGGTGACATCGAAACCTGCACGCTTGCAGATTGGCAGCGCGGTTTCGCGGTCAATGTCGATAGCGTGTTCCTCGGCTGCCAGAAGGCGATCCCGCTGCTGAAGGACAATCAACCTGGCTCGATCGTCAATATCTCCTCCATCGCGGGTCTGATCGCATCGGACACGATGCCAGCCTATAATGCCTCGAAGGCGGCTGTTTGGATGATGTCGAAGTCGGTTGCGCTTTATTGCGCCAAGAAGGGCTGGAACATCCGCTGCAATTCAGTCCACCCAACCTTCGTCGATACGCCGATCCTCGACGGGATTGCGACCAATGCGAACATTCCGAAGGAAGTTGTGATGAGCAAGCTGGCCCGTCAGATCCCTCTCGGGAAAGTCGGTGAGCCTGACGATATTGCGAATGGGGTTCTGTATCTCGCTAGTGACGAGAGCAAGTTCATGACCGGTGCGGAGCTGAAGCTCGACGGCGGTATTTCGGCCATGTGA
- a CDS encoding PspC domain-containing protein, with protein sequence MNNLDKNRGGTPSKKFRLSQSRGKIMGVCSGLGDYFGVDTTLIRIAFVIGAFLSVGTAGLVYLAVGLIAD encoded by the coding sequence ATGAACAACCTCGACAAAAACCGCGGCGGAACGCCATCCAAGAAGTTCCGCCTAAGCCAAAGTCGCGGTAAAATTATGGGCGTATGTTCCGGTCTCGGCGACTACTTCGGTGTCGATACAACGCTCATCCGCATCGCCTTCGTAATCGGCGCATTCCTAAGTGTTGGTACAGCAGGCCTTGTATACCTTGCAGTCGGATTGATTGCAGACTGA
- the recF gene encoding DNA replication/repair protein RecF, with translation MALDRIDISNFRNHRATRVEGTRRFNLLVGENGAGKTNILEALSLFSPGRGLRRAALAEMASADGTGGFAIGAALDIGDGSEPVRFGTAMQAERPGRRLVQINSGDASAVKLGEWLAMGWLTPAMDRLFSDSAGARRRFIDRMAFAIDPGHARLASRYENALRERNRMLGDDVMPDGSWFDAIEAQLAEAGAALAAGRVALVDSLSAELAGVPSEPFARPELTYVPGGPVDGAEFAAALRQGRARDRAAQRTLTGPHRAELEVRMAGRGVPAAQCSTGEQKAMLIAITLAHADLAARGRPNLLLLDEVAAHLDPVRRAALFDRLRASGAQVWLTGTESAPFTEIDSEAAIWRVDDGSVERIS, from the coding sequence ATGGCGCTCGACCGAATAGACATCTCCAATTTCCGCAATCATCGCGCTACCCGTGTCGAAGGCACGCGGCGGTTTAATTTGCTTGTGGGTGAGAACGGTGCGGGCAAAACCAACATCCTTGAGGCGCTATCGCTGTTCTCTCCCGGAAGAGGATTGCGCCGCGCTGCCTTGGCCGAAATGGCTTCGGCGGATGGAACTGGCGGCTTTGCCATAGGTGCTGCGCTCGACATCGGTGATGGAAGCGAACCGGTACGCTTTGGCACGGCTATGCAAGCGGAGCGCCCTGGTAGGCGGCTCGTGCAGATCAACAGCGGCGATGCGAGTGCGGTGAAGCTGGGCGAATGGCTGGCGATGGGCTGGCTCACCCCGGCGATGGACCGTCTGTTCAGCGATAGCGCAGGCGCGCGGCGCCGGTTTATCGACCGGATGGCGTTTGCAATTGATCCCGGACATGCGCGGCTGGCCTCGCGCTATGAGAATGCCCTGCGCGAGCGGAACCGGATGCTAGGCGACGATGTGATGCCCGATGGATCGTGGTTTGATGCTATAGAGGCTCAATTGGCTGAAGCTGGTGCAGCGCTCGCCGCTGGACGAGTGGCCTTGGTGGACAGCCTGTCAGCCGAGTTGGCTGGCGTGCCCTCAGAGCCGTTTGCCCGGCCTGAACTGACCTATGTCCCGGGAGGCCCCGTGGATGGTGCAGAATTCGCCGCAGCCCTGCGCCAAGGCAGGGCTCGCGACCGCGCAGCGCAGCGCACTCTTACCGGCCCTCACCGCGCTGAATTGGAAGTCCGCATGGCAGGGCGCGGCGTTCCGGCGGCGCAATGCTCCACCGGGGAGCAGAAGGCGATGTTGATTGCCATCACCCTCGCCCATGCCGATCTGGCGGCGCGAGGCAGGCCCAACTTGCTATTGCTCGATGAAGTCGCAGCGCACCTCGACCCCGTGCGCCGTGCGGCCCTGTTTGACCGCCTGCGCGCCAGCGGAGCTCAAGTGTGGCTGACAGGCACCGAGAGTGCCCCATTCACCGAGATCGACAGCGAGGCGGCAATCTGGCGCGTTGATGACGGCAGCGTGGAACGGATTAGCTAG
- a CDS encoding arylesterase yields MKTRYGSTICILIGALALAGCGSEAPPAQEREAQAAEAPSADQPVMGPERRVLAFGDSLFAGYNVDAEDSYPAKLEAALRANGVNARVANAGVSGDTSSAGLQRFVFTLDAQGETPELVIIELGGNDLLRGLPPAQTRDNLDTMLAETQKRGIPTLLMGMRAPPNLGEAFVNDFDTIYPDLAKKYGAQLVPFFLESIYQRPELIQPDRIHPTEKGIEELVAATVANVREALPKAPAS; encoded by the coding sequence ATGAAAACCCGATACGGCTCGACCATCTGCATTTTGATCGGCGCTTTGGCTCTGGCAGGATGCGGCAGCGAGGCTCCGCCGGCGCAAGAGCGAGAAGCGCAGGCCGCAGAGGCACCTTCTGCCGATCAGCCTGTGATGGGCCCAGAACGCCGCGTTCTTGCATTTGGTGACAGCCTGTTCGCCGGTTATAATGTCGATGCAGAAGACAGCTATCCTGCGAAGCTGGAAGCAGCGTTGCGTGCGAACGGCGTCAACGCCCGGGTCGCAAATGCTGGCGTATCAGGTGACACATCATCTGCGGGTCTTCAGCGCTTCGTCTTTACGCTCGATGCGCAGGGAGAAACGCCCGAGCTCGTTATCATAGAGCTTGGCGGCAACGATCTGCTGCGCGGTCTGCCGCCCGCCCAAACTCGCGACAACCTCGACACGATGTTGGCGGAAACGCAGAAGCGGGGCATTCCAACCCTGCTTATGGGAATGCGCGCGCCGCCAAATCTAGGCGAAGCGTTCGTGAATGATTTCGACACGATCTATCCCGATCTAGCGAAGAAATACGGCGCGCAGCTGGTGCCGTTTTTCCTCGAGAGCATTTATCAGCGGCCCGAGCTGATCCAGCCTGACCGGATTCACCCGACCGAAAAGGGTATCGAAGAACTGGTTGCTGCGACCGTCGCGAATGTACGCGAAGCTTTACCGAAAGCGCCAGCTAGCTAA
- a CDS encoding ATP-binding cassette domain-containing protein — MTSAPAISARNLTLTLGDGEAAVNILKGIDLDVQDGETVALLGPSGSGKSSLMAVLTGLERASGGSLTVAGQDFMALGEDELAAARRGRIGIVLQAFHLLPTMTAQENVATPMELDGADDVWPRAASELEAVGLGHRLTHYPTQLSGGEQQRVAIARATAPRPRLIFADEPTGNLDAATGHEIIELLFARRAETGATLLIITHDKELAARCERIVTLGDGLIESDTTSA, encoded by the coding sequence GTGACAAGTGCTCCAGCAATTTCCGCCCGCAATCTCACCCTCACGCTTGGCGATGGGGAGGCTGCTGTCAATATCCTCAAGGGGATCGACCTCGACGTTCAGGACGGCGAGACCGTTGCTCTGCTTGGTCCGTCGGGATCCGGCAAAAGCTCGCTGATGGCGGTGCTGACCGGGCTCGAGCGCGCGAGCGGCGGATCGCTGACCGTTGCGGGTCAGGACTTCATGGCCTTGGGCGAAGACGAGCTGGCCGCTGCCCGCCGTGGCCGCATCGGCATCGTCCTTCAGGCATTCCACTTGCTGCCCACCATGACCGCACAGGAAAATGTCGCGACACCAATGGAACTGGACGGCGCTGACGATGTCTGGCCCCGCGCTGCCAGCGAATTGGAGGCTGTCGGCCTCGGCCACCGCTTGACCCATTACCCCACACAGCTTTCAGGCGGCGAGCAACAACGCGTTGCCATCGCGCGCGCCACTGCGCCGCGCCCGCGCCTGATCTTCGCCGACGAACCGACCGGCAATCTCGACGCCGCTACAGGTCATGAAATCATTGAGTTACTCTTCGCCCGCCGCGCAGAGACTGGCGCAACCTTGCTGATTATCACGCATGACAAGGAACTGGCGGCGCGCTGCGAACGGATTGTGACGCTGGGTGACGGCCTGATCGAAAGCGATACGACAAGCGCGTGA
- a CDS encoding FtsX-like permease family protein — translation MGWADAWQIARRDLNGRFKGLRLLLVCLFLGVGALAAIGTLTSAIENELDGRGRTILGGDLEVEIWQRALNDDELGALTEYGEVSGGTRMQAMASAGENAAPIELKAVDDAYPLVGELTLTDGRSVGAPPAGEAWLAQGAADRLGVTAGDSFRLGTVTLTVGGIIDDEPDRLGEGFALGPTIMVAEAVPLSAGLLAPGSMYQSKYRLALDGAGDPESIGENLSETFPTAGFEIKTRDNAAPGAERFVSRMGEFLTLVGLAALVIAGIGIGGGVSSYLEARRGSIATLKIVGATSRDIMRIYGMQLGAAALIGSMAGLIVGVAVTPVLGFALGALLPVQTGIVIDPAALLSALAYGLLVALVFAAPPLLRARRFPPMALMRAKVSPLAQAWRDSALPVGLGLGGIVALVLLSARRPELSAGFLVGAAAVLSILAFLGWAIRKLAARLPRPKNPLLRTALANIHRPGSSTAALVTALGFGLSAFVLLAAIQSSLDGNIERNIPERAPDYFVLDIPQDRVDDFTAMVTADQPEASIRTVPALRGAILGYGAEDSMIRVSELEELPEGAWPLRGERGLTYSSDVPEGNTVTEGEWWAADHSGEPLVSVDIDLAQAIDLEIGDMITIGLLGVERTARIANFRRIDWDSMGFNYVLVFSPNALADAPHNIAATIDLPEGAPTGPLLRQLVNNFPSSSVIEIGQVVKDARVILEQVGTAILAAASVAVLAGLAVLLGAIAAARASRTYDTVVLRVLGASRRQVLLVQLAEYVLLSLVLAAVALALGTGLAWLVVVQLFEFDWLPNWTQVLGVLGAGLALVVGFALAGSLPLLRAKPASALRAL, via the coding sequence ATGGGTTGGGCGGATGCCTGGCAGATCGCGCGCCGCGATTTGAACGGACGCTTCAAAGGTCTGCGCCTGCTGCTTGTCTGCCTGTTTCTGGGCGTCGGCGCTCTTGCGGCCATTGGCACACTCACCAGCGCGATCGAAAACGAGCTCGATGGACGCGGACGCACCATCCTTGGCGGCGATCTTGAAGTCGAAATCTGGCAGCGCGCGCTGAATGATGACGAGCTGGGCGCGCTCACGGAATATGGCGAAGTTTCTGGCGGCACGCGGATGCAGGCGATGGCCTCCGCCGGTGAAAATGCGGCTCCGATCGAACTGAAGGCCGTAGACGATGCCTATCCGCTGGTGGGCGAACTTACCCTGACCGATGGCCGCAGTGTCGGCGCGCCGCCCGCAGGTGAGGCTTGGCTGGCGCAAGGCGCGGCCGACAGGCTGGGTGTGACAGCTGGCGATAGCTTCCGCCTTGGCACCGTAACGCTAACCGTCGGCGGCATTATAGACGACGAGCCTGACCGCTTGGGAGAAGGCTTTGCCCTCGGCCCCACGATCATGGTGGCAGAGGCGGTTCCGCTTTCCGCTGGCCTGCTTGCGCCGGGATCGATGTACCAAAGCAAGTACCGCTTGGCATTGGACGGTGCGGGCGACCCTGAGAGCATCGGCGAAAATCTGTCCGAAACCTTCCCCACCGCCGGGTTTGAGATCAAGACCCGCGACAATGCCGCCCCGGGCGCAGAGCGCTTTGTCTCCCGCATGGGCGAGTTTCTGACGCTGGTCGGTCTCGCAGCGCTGGTGATTGCGGGTATTGGGATTGGTGGCGGAGTGTCGTCTTACCTTGAGGCACGGCGCGGCAGTATCGCGACGCTCAAGATCGTTGGCGCGACCAGCCGTGACATCATGCGGATATACGGCATGCAGTTGGGAGCCGCGGCACTGATCGGCAGCATGGCGGGCCTGATAGTCGGCGTGGCCGTTACGCCTGTTCTGGGCTTCGCGCTCGGAGCGTTGCTGCCTGTACAAACTGGTATCGTAATTGACCCCGCGGCGCTTCTCTCTGCTCTTGCGTACGGCCTGCTGGTCGCGCTGGTATTTGCTGCACCGCCACTGCTGCGCGCGCGCCGTTTCCCGCCAATGGCGCTGATGCGGGCTAAGGTCAGCCCCTTGGCACAGGCTTGGCGCGACAGTGCCCTACCCGTCGGCCTTGGCCTCGGCGGCATTGTGGCACTCGTGCTGCTTTCAGCGCGCCGTCCCGAACTCAGCGCAGGTTTTCTGGTTGGAGCGGCAGCAGTGCTCAGCATTCTAGCGTTTCTCGGCTGGGCGATCCGTAAGCTGGCAGCGCGCCTGCCTCGCCCCAAGAACCCGCTGCTGCGTACTGCACTTGCCAATATTCACCGGCCCGGATCGTCGACAGCAGCGCTGGTGACAGCACTCGGTTTCGGCCTGTCAGCCTTCGTGCTTCTGGCCGCCATCCAGTCGAGCCTCGACGGCAATATCGAACGCAACATCCCCGAACGCGCTCCTGACTATTTCGTCCTCGACATTCCTCAAGACCGGGTGGATGATTTCACCGCCATGGTCACTGCCGACCAGCCCGAGGCGAGCATCCGCACCGTCCCTGCTCTGCGCGGCGCGATCCTAGGTTACGGTGCAGAAGACAGCATGATCCGCGTGTCAGAGCTTGAGGAGCTGCCCGAAGGCGCATGGCCCCTGCGCGGCGAACGCGGCCTGACTTATTCATCTGACGTGCCGGAGGGTAACACCGTTACCGAAGGCGAGTGGTGGGCCGCCGACCATAGCGGTGAGCCGCTCGTGTCGGTCGATATTGATCTGGCGCAAGCCATCGATCTCGAGATCGGCGATATGATCACCATCGGCTTGCTGGGTGTGGAGCGCACCGCACGGATTGCCAATTTCCGCCGGATCGATTGGGATTCGATGGGCTTCAACTATGTGCTTGTGTTCAGCCCCAATGCGCTGGCCGATGCCCCGCACAACATCGCTGCCACGATTGATCTGCCCGAAGGCGCGCCAACCGGCCCGCTGCTGCGCCAATTGGTCAACAACTTCCCATCGAGTTCAGTTATCGAAATCGGTCAAGTGGTCAAAGATGCCCGCGTGATCCTCGAACAGGTTGGCACCGCGATCCTTGCAGCGGCCTCTGTGGCCGTGCTGGCGGGCCTGGCAGTGCTGCTGGGCGCAATTGCGGCTGCCCGGGCCAGTCGGACCTATGACACGGTCGTGCTTCGCGTTCTGGGCGCTAGCAGACGTCAGGTGCTGCTGGTCCAGCTCGCTGAGTATGTATTGCTGTCGCTGGTGCTGGCCGCTGTCGCGCTGGCGCTGGGGACCGGCCTTGCATGGCTGGTCGTGGTGCAGCTGTTCGAATTCGACTGGCTGCCCAATTGGACGCAAGTTCTTGGCGTCTTGGGCGCTGGTTTAGCCTTGGTAGTAGGCTTTGCACTGGCCGGCTCGCTGCCGCTGCTGCGGGCGAAACCGGCCAGTGCGCTTAGAGCGCTTTAG
- a CDS encoding RDD family protein yields MQNYAGFWIRVGAYIIDAIVLSIVGAIVGMLFGVGALGMNVDESQIASPGYLLYNVASLVIAIGYFAGMESSSWQATLGKKALGLIVTSTDGNRISLLNAIGRYLAKILSALILLIGFIMVGFTERKQGLHDLLASTLVLKADPGTVGHDPSVFE; encoded by the coding sequence ATGCAAAATTATGCTGGTTTTTGGATCCGTGTCGGTGCGTATATTATTGATGCCATTGTGCTCTCAATTGTTGGGGCCATCGTCGGTATGCTCTTCGGCGTCGGCGCTTTGGGAATGAATGTGGACGAGTCCCAAATCGCAAGTCCCGGCTATTTATTGTATAACGTTGCGAGTCTCGTGATCGCCATCGGATACTTCGCTGGCATGGAAAGTTCTTCGTGGCAGGCCACACTGGGCAAGAAGGCGCTCGGCCTTATCGTTACTAGCACTGACGGTAACCGGATTAGTTTGCTCAACGCAATCGGGCGCTATCTTGCCAAGATTCTTTCGGCCCTGATCCTCTTGATCGGCTTTATCATGGTCGGCTTTACCGAACGCAAGCAAGGTCTTCACGACCTTCTTGCCAGCACGCTGGTGCTAAAAGCTGACCCGGGCACGGTCGGTCACGACCCGTCAGTATTCGAGTAA
- a CDS encoding TonB-dependent receptor yields MRINAPISARTILLGSVAALAVAHPAMAQDTSAEVAEEATFEEPDFGTEIVVTATKRATTLQETPISVSVTSGETLENAQIRDVTDLQTVTPSLRVSTLQTSSASTFIIRGFGNGDNNFGIEPSVGVFIDGVFRSRSAAALSDLPNVQRIEVLNGPQSTLFGKNASAGVISVVTREPQFEFGGAIEAVYGNFNAVVLKGDITGPLTDSVAFSVDGSYNSRDGYATIVNLDEEQNNRDRWAARGQLLFDNGGAFRARAIVDYSKIDEICCQVTTIVAGPTAAAFGLLGAQISTDRFSYDAFLNQVPINKVENYGGSLQMDYEFGPISLTSITSYRELDNLFISDIDYSSLDVANETRNQSVESFTQEFRLTSDFDGPINFLLGGYYFDESIAQISQIENGTQIRDFFEILAGGNPADVIAGNPSVFNGVEAGLGLAQESIFLTPLLTAEQFSMDNTSYSVFGTVDFEVTDRLTITGGFNYTDDKKDFALAQQSFDPLGQVNLVDAFITLATAGGVTTRDQFQALPQANQDALLALATGPGNPFIALQGFQFQPPFLTIPNAVEDGKTRDDKFTYLARASFEISDEVNIYGSYATGFKASSVNLSRDSRPSNADYTAGLGGSLFGAPSSPILDAGLATANLSTGSRFAGPEEATVYEIGVKGQWEGFGFNLALFDQTIKGFQSLAFTGTGFALQNAGQQSVKGFEFDATIRPIDNLTFTFATTYLDPLFDDFPGSVLGDLSGVRPAGIPEFAISTSATYAHEFGSSGNMLVTRIDYSHESNTPINNGLPTFNAALGNTQIFNREVNLVNASTTFKLDNGLEIGAFARNLLNDQFITTVFDGVAQAGTVSGYPSAPRTYGGVVRFKF; encoded by the coding sequence ATGCGTATCAACGCCCCTATTAGTGCCCGCACGATTCTGCTCGGCAGCGTCGCAGCCCTTGCAGTTGCCCACCCGGCCATGGCGCAAGACACATCCGCCGAAGTCGCTGAAGAAGCGACATTCGAAGAGCCGGATTTCGGCACCGAAATCGTGGTTACCGCCACGAAGCGCGCGACCACACTGCAGGAAACTCCGATCTCGGTTTCGGTTACTTCGGGTGAAACTCTCGAAAACGCTCAGATCCGTGACGTCACCGACCTGCAAACCGTAACCCCGTCGCTTCGGGTAAGCACGCTGCAAACTTCGTCGGCTTCGACTTTCATTATTCGCGGCTTTGGTAATGGTGATAACAACTTCGGCATCGAGCCATCGGTTGGTGTCTTTATCGACGGCGTATTCCGCTCGCGTTCAGCAGCAGCACTATCCGATCTTCCCAATGTTCAGCGCATCGAAGTTTTGAACGGCCCGCAATCGACATTGTTCGGTAAGAACGCTTCGGCTGGTGTGATCTCGGTCGTTACCCGTGAACCACAATTCGAATTCGGCGGCGCGATCGAAGCTGTTTATGGCAACTTTAACGCCGTTGTCCTGAAGGGCGATATTACCGGCCCGCTAACCGACAGCGTCGCATTCTCGGTCGATGGCAGCTATAACAGCCGCGACGGTTATGCCACCATCGTGAACCTCGATGAGGAGCAGAATAACCGTGACCGTTGGGCGGCGCGCGGCCAGCTGTTGTTTGATAATGGCGGCGCATTCCGTGCTCGCGCGATTGTCGACTATTCCAAAATTGACGAGATTTGCTGTCAGGTTACGACCATTGTGGCCGGCCCTACGGCGGCCGCCTTTGGGCTTCTTGGCGCGCAAATTTCTACTGATCGTTTCAGCTATGACGCGTTTTTGAACCAAGTTCCGATCAACAAGGTCGAGAACTATGGCGGCTCGCTCCAGATGGATTACGAGTTTGGGCCGATTTCGCTCACTTCGATCACATCGTATCGTGAGCTTGATAATCTGTTCATCTCGGACATCGACTACTCCAGCCTCGATGTCGCCAATGAAACGCGTAACCAGTCGGTCGAATCCTTCACGCAAGAATTCCGCCTGACTTCCGATTTCGACGGTCCGATCAACTTCTTGCTCGGTGGTTATTACTTCGACGAGAGTATCGCGCAGATCAGTCAGATCGAAAACGGAACGCAGATCCGCGATTTCTTTGAAATCTTGGCTGGCGGTAATCCTGCCGACGTGATTGCTGGTAACCCGAGCGTGTTTAACGGGGTCGAAGCCGGCCTTGGCTTGGCACAGGAAAGCATCTTCCTGACACCATTGCTGACTGCCGAGCAGTTCTCGATGGACAACACTTCCTACTCAGTCTTTGGTACGGTCGATTTCGAAGTTACTGATCGCCTGACGATCACTGGCGGCTTCAACTATACCGATGACAAGAAGGACTTCGCGCTCGCTCAGCAGAGCTTCGATCCACTGGGTCAAGTTAATCTGGTTGACGCGTTTATCACTCTTGCAACTGCCGGAGGTGTTACCACTCGGGATCAGTTCCAAGCATTGCCTCAAGCAAACCAAGACGCTTTGCTCGCGCTTGCCACCGGTCCAGGCAACCCATTCATTGCTCTGCAGGGTTTCCAGTTCCAGCCACCGTTCCTGACAATCCCGAATGCGGTCGAAGACGGTAAGACTCGGGATGACAAGTTTACCTATCTGGCGCGGGCCTCTTTCGAGATTAGTGATGAGGTCAATATCTACGGTAGCTATGCAACGGGCTTCAAGGCGAGTTCGGTTAACCTGTCTCGCGACAGCCGCCCTTCAAACGCAGATTATACTGCCGGTCTGGGGGGCTCATTATTCGGGGCGCCATCCTCGCCTATTCTCGATGCCGGGCTTGCTACAGCAAACCTAAGCACTGGTTCGCGTTTCGCAGGACCAGAAGAGGCTACGGTCTATGAAATCGGCGTCAAAGGTCAGTGGGAAGGCTTCGGCTTCAATCTCGCCTTGTTCGACCAAACGATCAAAGGCTTCCAAAGCCTGGCATTCACCGGAACGGGCTTTGCGTTGCAAAATGCTGGCCAGCAATCGGTGAAAGGTTTTGAATTCGACGCGACAATCCGTCCTATCGACAATCTGACCTTCACCTTCGCAACGACCTATCTTGATCCGTTGTTCGATGATTTCCCAGGAAGTGTTTTGGGCGATCTGAGCGGTGTGCGTCCGGCCGGTATTCCTGAATTCGCTATCTCGACTTCAGCGACTTATGCTCATGAATTCGGGTCTAGCGGCAATATGCTGGTGACACGCATCGACTATAGTCATGAAAGCAATACGCCGATCAACAACGGCCTTCCGACTTTCAACGCAGCTTTGGGGAATACCCAGATCTTCAATCGCGAAGTCAATCTCGTGAATGCCTCGACGACCTTCAAACTGGATAACGGTCTTGAAATCGGCGCATTTGCCCGGAACTTGCTCAATGATCAGTTTATCACGACGGTCTTTGACGGTGTAGCTCAGGCCGGAACAGTTTCCGGTTACCCGAGCGCGCCACGGACGTATGGCGGCGTTGTACGCTTCAAATTCTAA